One genomic region from Leptolyngbyaceae cyanobacterium JSC-12 encodes:
- a CDS encoding ribosomal protein S10, bacterial/organelle (IMG reference gene:2510098013~PFAM: Ribosomal protein S10p/S20e~TIGRFAM: ribosomal protein S10, bacterial/organelle), whose amino-acid sequence MATIQQQKIRIRLKAFDRRLLDTSCEKIVDTANRTNATAIGPIPLPTRRRIYCVLRSPHVDKDSREHFETRTHHRIIDIYQPSSKTIDALMKLDLPAGVDIEVKL is encoded by the coding sequence ATGGCAACTATTCAGCAACAAAAGATTCGGATTCGGCTTAAGGCATTTGATCGCCGCCTTTTGGATACTTCTTGCGAGAAAATTGTAGATACAGCCAATCGCACAAATGCTACAGCGATCGGTCCAATTCCGCTTCCAACCCGTCGTCGAATTTATTGTGTGTTGCGTTCTCCCCACGTTGATAAAGATTCTCGGGAGCATTTTGAAACACGTACTCACCACCGCATTATCGACATTTACCAGCCTTCTTCCAAAACAATCGATGCGTTGATGAAACTCGATCTACCGGCTGGGGTTGATATTGAGGTCAAACTATAA
- a CDS encoding translation elongation factor 1A (EF-1A/EF-Tu) (IMG reference gene:2510098014~PFAM: Elongation factor Tu domain 2; Elongation factor Tu C-terminal domain; Elongation factor Tu GTP binding domain~TIGRFAM: small GTP-binding protein domain; translation elongation factor TU) → MARAKFERTKPHVNIGTIGHVDHGKTTLTAAITMTLAANGQAQARKYDEIDAAPEEKARGITINTAHVEYETESRHYAHVDCPGHADYVKNMITGAAQMDGAILVVSAADGPMPQTREHILLARQVGVPRLVVFLNKKDMVDDDELLELVELEVRELLSSYDFPGDEIPITAGSALQALETMTANPKTQRGENEWVDKIYELMDSVDEYIPTPEREIDKPFLMAVEDVFSITGRGTVATGRIERGKVKIQDEIEIVGIKPTRKTVVTGIEMFKKQLDEGMAGDNAGILLRGVQKTDIERGMVLAKPGSITPHTQFESEVYILKKEEGGRHTPFFPGYKPQFYVRTTDVTGTISNFTSDEGGEAEMVMPGDRIKMTVELINPIAIEQGMRFAIREGGRTVGAGVVSKILK, encoded by the coding sequence ATGGCACGCGCAAAGTTTGAACGGACTAAACCCCACGTTAACATCGGCACAATTGGTCACGTTGACCATGGCAAGACTACGTTGACTGCTGCAATCACCATGACTTTGGCAGCCAATGGTCAGGCTCAAGCTAGAAAGTATGACGAGATTGATGCTGCGCCCGAAGAAAAGGCTCGTGGTATTACCATTAACACTGCTCACGTAGAGTACGAGACTGAGAGCCGTCATTATGCCCACGTAGATTGTCCTGGTCATGCTGACTATGTGAAAAACATGATTACAGGTGCAGCCCAAATGGACGGTGCCATTCTGGTTGTATCAGCTGCGGATGGTCCTATGCCTCAGACTCGTGAGCATATTTTGTTGGCGCGCCAGGTTGGTGTGCCCCGTCTGGTTGTGTTCTTAAACAAAAAGGACATGGTAGACGATGATGAGCTTTTGGAGTTGGTGGAACTGGAGGTTCGAGAACTGTTGAGTTCTTATGATTTTCCAGGTGATGAGATCCCCATTACTGCGGGTTCTGCTTTGCAAGCTCTGGAAACCATGACTGCAAACCCCAAAACCCAACGTGGTGAAAATGAATGGGTTGATAAGATTTACGAGCTGATGGATTCTGTTGATGAGTACATTCCGACTCCTGAACGGGAGATTGACAAACCTTTCTTGATGGCAGTAGAGGATGTGTTCTCAATTACCGGTCGTGGTACTGTGGCGACGGGCAGAATCGAGCGCGGAAAGGTGAAGATTCAGGATGAAATTGAAATTGTCGGGATCAAGCCAACCCGGAAGACTGTTGTCACAGGAATTGAGATGTTCAAGAAGCAACTGGATGAAGGGATGGCAGGTGATAATGCTGGTATTCTTCTCCGAGGTGTGCAAAAGACAGATATTGAACGTGGGATGGTGCTGGCAAAGCCTGGTTCAATTACGCCTCACACTCAGTTTGAATCTGAAGTGTATATTTTGAAGAAAGAGGAAGGCGGTCGTCATACTCCTTTCTTCCCCGGATACAAGCCTCAGTTTTATGTGCGGACGACAGATGTGACAGGTACTATCAGTAACTTCACCAGTGACGAAGGTGGTGAGGCTGAGATGGTGATGCCTGGCGATCGCATCAAGATGACCGTTGAATTAATCAACCCAATCGCAATTGAGCAGGGGATGCGCTTCGCAATTCGTGAAGGTGGCCGGACTGTTGGTGCAGGAGTTGTTTCCAAAATCCTGAAATAG
- a CDS encoding translation elongation factor 2 (EF-2/EF-G) (IMG reference gene:2510098015~PFAM: Elongation factor Tu domain 2; Elongation factor G C-terminus; Elongation factor Tu GTP binding domain; Elongation factor G, domain IV~TIGRFAM: translation elongation factor EF-G; small GTP-binding protein domain) yields the protein MPRTVPLERVRNIGIAAHIDAGKTTTTERILFYSGVVHKMGEVHEGTAVTDWMEQERERGITITAAAISTAWTRRDPNNPTQPLAGEPEYKINIIDTPGHVDFTIEVERSMRVLDGVITVLCSVGGVQPQTETVWRQADRYRVPRIVFVNKMDRTGANFFKVYDQVRDRLRTNAVPIQLPIGSEDNLRGIVDLVRMRAYIYANDLGTDIQEVAIPEDVAELAEEYRLKLLESVAETDDALTEKYLEGEELTEAEIKSALRKGTLEGTIVPMLCGSAFKNKGVQLLLDAVIDYLPAPIDVPAIQGTTPTGDTVERIADDNQPLAALAFKIMADPYGRLTFVRVYSGVLQKGSYVLNSAKNKKERISRLIVLKADDRIEVDELRAGDLGAALGLKDTFTGDTLCDENAPVILESLFIPEPVISVAVEPKTKQDMEKLSKALQSLAEEDPTFRVHVDQETNQTVISGMGELHLDILVDRMKREFKVEANVGAPQVAYRETIRKPVRAEGKFVRQSGGKGQYGHVVIELEPGEPGSGFEFVSKIVGGAVPKEYIAPAEQGMKEACESGIIAGYPVIDLKATLVDGSYHEVDSSEMAFKIAGSMAIKEAVMKAAPVLLEPMMKVEVEVPDDFVGNVIGDLNSRRGQIEGQDNTNGIAKVTAKVPLANMFGYATDIRTKTQGRGVFSMEFSNYDEVPRNEAEAIIAKSKGNA from the coding sequence GTGCCACGTACAGTTCCGCTTGAGAGAGTTCGAAACATCGGTATCGCAGCACATATTGACGCTGGTAAGACTACTACAACTGAACGAATCTTGTTCTACTCTGGTGTCGTTCATAAGATGGGCGAAGTTCATGAAGGAACTGCTGTGACTGATTGGATGGAGCAGGAGCGAGAGCGTGGCATTACAATTACGGCGGCCGCAATCAGTACAGCATGGACTCGGCGAGACCCGAATAACCCAACTCAACCACTGGCTGGAGAGCCAGAGTACAAGATCAATATTATTGATACTCCTGGGCACGTGGATTTCACCATTGAAGTTGAACGTTCCATGCGGGTCTTGGATGGAGTAATTACTGTTTTGTGTTCGGTGGGGGGTGTTCAGCCTCAAACTGAAACGGTGTGGCGACAGGCGGATCGTTACAGGGTTCCTCGAATTGTTTTTGTTAACAAGATGGACAGGACGGGGGCAAATTTTTTCAAAGTTTATGATCAGGTTCGCGATCGCCTGAGAACCAATGCTGTACCTATTCAGCTTCCCATTGGCAGTGAAGATAACCTCCGCGGCATCGTTGATCTCGTCCGTATGAGAGCCTACATCTACGCGAATGACTTAGGGACCGACATTCAGGAGGTTGCGATTCCCGAAGATGTAGCTGAATTAGCTGAAGAGTACCGCTTAAAGTTGCTTGAATCTGTTGCTGAAACAGACGATGCTTTAACCGAAAAATATCTTGAAGGAGAAGAGTTAACAGAAGCTGAGATTAAGTCTGCTCTTCGGAAAGGAACTTTGGAAGGCACCATTGTTCCCATGTTGTGCGGTTCTGCCTTCAAAAATAAAGGGGTTCAACTGCTCCTGGATGCTGTGATTGACTATTTGCCTGCTCCCATCGATGTTCCCGCCATTCAAGGCACAACGCCTACAGGTGACACAGTGGAGCGAATTGCTGACGACAATCAGCCTCTGGCGGCACTAGCATTTAAGATCATGGCAGATCCCTATGGCCGTCTCACATTTGTTCGAGTGTATTCAGGGGTACTCCAGAAAGGAAGCTATGTCTTAAATTCAGCGAAAAATAAGAAAGAGCGTATTTCCCGTTTGATTGTGCTAAAAGCAGATGACCGAATTGAAGTTGACGAGCTTCGTGCAGGTGATCTGGGTGCTGCACTTGGGCTAAAAGATACTTTTACAGGTGATACGCTCTGCGATGAGAATGCCCCAGTGATTCTAGAGTCCCTTTTCATTCCAGAACCTGTGATTTCCGTTGCAGTTGAGCCTAAGACCAAGCAGGATATGGAAAAGCTTTCCAAGGCGCTTCAATCCCTTGCGGAGGAAGATCCAACTTTCCGGGTTCATGTGGATCAAGAAACGAACCAGACAGTCATTTCTGGCATGGGCGAGCTTCACCTGGATATTCTTGTGGATCGAATGAAACGTGAATTTAAGGTCGAGGCGAATGTCGGTGCCCCCCAAGTTGCGTATCGTGAGACGATTCGTAAACCTGTTCGGGCTGAAGGTAAGTTTGTTCGCCAAAGTGGTGGTAAGGGGCAGTACGGGCATGTTGTGATTGAGCTGGAACCTGGAGAACCTGGCAGTGGTTTTGAATTTGTCTCTAAAATTGTGGGTGGTGCAGTTCCCAAAGAATACATTGCACCAGCCGAGCAAGGGATGAAGGAAGCCTGCGAATCAGGTATCATCGCTGGTTATCCAGTCATCGATCTCAAGGCGACCCTGGTTGATGGGTCTTACCACGAGGTCGACTCTTCAGAAATGGCATTCAAGATTGCTGGTTCAATGGCAATTAAGGAAGCCGTTATGAAAGCAGCTCCGGTTTTGCTGGAGCCGATGATGAAAGTGGAAGTTGAAGTTCCTGACGATTTTGTTGGTAACGTGATTGGTGATTTAAACTCTCGTAGAGGACAGATCGAAGGTCAGGATAATACCAACGGGATCGCTAAGGTAACTGCAAAGGTTCCATTGGCAAACATGTTTGGATATGCTACAGATATCCGAACAAAGACTCAGGGGCGGGGAGTCTTCTCGATGGAGTTTAGCAACTACGATGAAGTCCCCCGGAACGAAGCTGAGGCAATCATCGCAAAGAGTAAAGGGAACGCATAA
- a CDS encoding ribosomal protein S7, bacterial/organelle (IMG reference gene:2510098016~PFAM: Ribosomal protein S7p/S5e~TIGRFAM: ribosomal protein S7, bacterial/organelle), producing MSRRTVIQKRPVPPDSVYNSRLVTMMARRLMQSGKKSLASRIIYEAFKTIEQRTGSDPIGVFEQAVKNATPLVEVKARRVGGATYQVPVEVRSDRGTALALRWLIQFARQRSGKTMASKLANELMDASNQTGSAIRKREETHRMAEANKAFAHYRY from the coding sequence ATGTCTCGCCGTACTGTTATTCAGAAACGTCCTGTTCCACCTGATTCGGTTTATAACTCTCGTCTTGTTACGATGATGGCAAGGCGGCTAATGCAGAGTGGCAAAAAATCGCTTGCTTCTCGAATTATTTATGAGGCTTTTAAGACGATTGAGCAAAGGACTGGGTCTGATCCCATTGGTGTATTTGAGCAGGCAGTTAAGAATGCAACACCATTGGTTGAAGTCAAGGCTCGTCGAGTGGGTGGGGCAACTTACCAAGTTCCCGTTGAGGTTCGTTCCGACAGGGGGACAGCTCTGGCTTTACGCTGGTTGATTCAGTTTGCTCGTCAACGTTCTGGGAAGACAATGGCTAGTAAGTTGGCAAATGAGCTAATGGATGCTTCAAACCAAACTGGCAGCGCAATCCGTAAGCGTGAGGAAACTCATCGTATGGCGGAAGCGAACAAGGCATTTGCCCATTACCGCTACTAG
- a CDS encoding SSU ribosomal protein S12P (IMG reference gene:2510098017~PFAM: Ribosomal protein S12~TIGRFAM: ribosomal protein S12, bacterial/organelle) produces MPTIQQLIRSERQKLTKKTKSPALKSCPQRRGVCTRVYTTTPKKPNSALRKVARVRLTSGFEVTAYIPGIGHNLQEHSVVMIRGGRVKDLPGVRYHIIRGTLDTAGVKDRKQGRSKYGAKRPK; encoded by the coding sequence ATGCCCACAATTCAGCAACTCATTCGTAGTGAACGTCAGAAATTAACGAAAAAGACCAAATCGCCAGCTTTGAAAAGCTGCCCTCAGCGTCGTGGAGTTTGTACAAGAGTGTATACAACGACTCCGAAAAAGCCAAACTCAGCACTCCGCAAAGTCGCCAGGGTACGCCTAACATCTGGGTTTGAGGTTACGGCTTATATTCCAGGTATTGGACACAATCTTCAAGAGCACTCTGTTGTGATGATTCGCGGTGGTCGTGTGAAGGATCTACCAGGTGTACGGTATCACATTATTCGCGGCACGTTGGATACTGCTGGTGTGAAGGATCGCAAGCAAGGGCGCTCCAAATATGGGGCAAAGCGTCCTAAGTGA
- a CDS encoding Iron-sulfur cluster assembly accessory protein (IMG reference gene:2510098018~PFAM: Iron-sulphur cluster biosynthesis~TIGRFAM: Iron-sulfur cluster assembly accessory protein), whose protein sequence is MIQFSHSAIQEILRLRSKYLPSLPKLRISLSCHGCLALSYEMAFDDSSHLEDETYLFEQDTLQVIVSSADLLNLDGLVVDYSEDMMGGGFRFHNPKAVQVCGCGNSFSVYACENQPVPSA, encoded by the coding sequence ATGATCCAGTTCAGTCATTCTGCAATTCAAGAGATCTTGCGGCTGCGCTCAAAATACCTGCCCAGTTTGCCTAAGCTGCGGATTTCTCTCTCCTGCCATGGTTGTCTAGCGCTCTCTTATGAGATGGCTTTTGATGATTCTTCGCACTTAGAGGATGAAACTTATCTTTTCGAGCAAGATACTCTTCAAGTAATCGTTAGCTCCGCCGATTTACTCAACCTTGATGGGTTAGTGGTCGATTACTCTGAAGATATGATGGGCGGCGGATTTAGATTTCATAATCCGAAAGCAGTTCAGGTTTGTGGTTGCGGTAACTCTTTTTCGGTTTATGCGTGTGAAAACCAGCCTGTTCCTTCTGCCTAA
- a CDS encoding mannose-6-phosphate isomerase (IMG reference gene:2510098019~PFAM: Mannose-6-phosphate isomerase) has product MASSQEAQQVATIGITNPIAPKTVASTELRPWGSFTILEEGRGYKIKRIEVKPGHRLSLQMHHHRSEHWIVVSGTAKVICNEVESILHANQSTYVPQCTRHRLENPGVIPLVLIEVQNGEYLGEDDIIRFQDDYARTPAS; this is encoded by the coding sequence ATGGCTTCATCGCAAGAAGCTCAACAAGTGGCAACCATTGGGATCACCAATCCAATAGCACCAAAAACAGTCGCATCAACTGAGTTACGCCCTTGGGGATCATTCACTATTCTTGAGGAAGGTCGAGGGTACAAAATCAAGCGGATCGAGGTAAAACCAGGACATCGCCTCAGTCTGCAAATGCATCACCATCGCAGCGAACACTGGATCGTCGTATCCGGCACTGCAAAGGTTATTTGCAACGAAGTTGAAAGCATCCTGCACGCCAATCAATCGACGTATGTGCCTCAGTGCACCCGTCATCGTCTGGAAAACCCTGGTGTGATCCCGTTGGTTTTAATTGAGGTGCAAAACGGCGAATACTTGGGCGAAGACGATATTATTCGATTTCAGGACGATTACGCCCGGACTCCTGCTTCTTAA
- a CDS encoding putative periplasmic protein (DUF2233) (IMG reference gene:2510098020~PFAM: Predicted periplasmic protein (DUF2233)), with protein sequence MAGFEQVVNWTRGSQFQIYLGGTGALIGAIALDWTNPIFSNPPSSRQAPIQITQQPGFPMSFQQGTQLLLNSRNLPVPWVQWRTTVGNRIGISDAGLLRAFGLQLLSTESSSLQPIQWFNPTNQSVLSTRLTSTIRYLDVTDLARQFGWQVMTSGTTLQVSTPAARVVGIRQGKQPWGDRLVIELDQPAPWQSDQVAQELVLRIDAQLDPSVVQQFKSSPGIYIQSVQTESSTNQTHLRLTLTATARTRIWSVSAPNRIVIDVRPDSLVEQSILWAPGLRWRQQLLPSGSTRVPTVWLEINPKQPGLMLQPIVPNPTSMQGTAPLAQTAQQTQVAAAINGGFFNRNRQLPLGAIRLNGRWLSGPILNRGAIAWDATGNIKFGRLTLQETITSQTGQRFSLTHLNSGYIQAGIARYTPDWGSTYTTLSDSEIIVFVQGNQITGQQTIEKAGSVTVQIPLNGYILVLRSLRSAAAALMPGTALQLESLTHPADFNAYPQTIAAGPLLIQNRQTVLDAKAESFSNAFANEAASRSAIAQQADGSLLLVTTHTRLDGTSLTLPEFAQLLQQMGAVNALNLDGGSSTTLFLGGQLLDRSPRTAARVHSGIGVLLPSTP encoded by the coding sequence ATGGCAGGGTTTGAGCAGGTTGTGAATTGGACAAGGGGGAGCCAATTTCAGATTTATCTGGGGGGTACTGGAGCGTTGATAGGTGCGATCGCCCTCGATTGGACAAATCCTATTTTTTCTAATCCTCCCTCAAGCAGGCAGGCTCCTATTCAAATCACTCAGCAACCTGGGTTTCCGATGAGTTTTCAGCAGGGTACGCAACTCCTGTTAAATAGTCGCAACCTACCTGTGCCCTGGGTACAATGGCGGACCACCGTCGGAAATCGAATTGGAATCAGTGACGCTGGCTTGCTACGTGCGTTTGGATTGCAACTGCTGAGTACCGAATCTTCCTCGCTCCAGCCCATTCAATGGTTCAATCCAACAAACCAATCTGTGTTATCAACCCGGTTAACCTCCACCATTCGCTACTTAGATGTCACAGATTTGGCGCGTCAATTTGGCTGGCAGGTGATGACAAGTGGAACAACTCTGCAAGTTTCAACCCCTGCAGCGCGAGTAGTTGGCATTCGGCAAGGTAAGCAACCATGGGGTGATCGCCTCGTGATTGAATTGGATCAACCAGCTCCCTGGCAATCGGATCAAGTGGCTCAAGAATTAGTCCTGAGAATTGATGCCCAACTTGATCCAAGTGTAGTTCAGCAATTTAAATCCTCTCCAGGCATTTATATTCAGTCGGTTCAAACAGAATCTAGCACGAATCAAACTCACCTTCGACTTACCTTGACCGCAACAGCCCGTACCCGTATCTGGAGCGTATCGGCACCAAATCGCATTGTGATCGATGTTCGCCCAGATAGTTTGGTTGAACAATCAATTCTTTGGGCACCTGGTCTACGTTGGCGACAACAATTACTGCCGTCTGGCAGCACAAGAGTTCCAACCGTATGGTTAGAGATTAATCCCAAGCAACCTGGATTAATGCTTCAGCCTATTGTGCCTAATCCTACTTCAATGCAAGGAACAGCGCCTTTGGCACAAACCGCCCAGCAAACACAAGTTGCTGCTGCTATCAACGGAGGCTTTTTCAACCGCAATCGTCAGTTACCCCTGGGAGCAATTCGCTTAAATGGTCGATGGCTGTCTGGACCGATCTTAAATCGAGGTGCGATCGCTTGGGATGCAACCGGAAATATCAAATTTGGTCGCCTTACCCTACAGGAAACGATCACGAGCCAAACAGGGCAACGCTTTTCTCTCACCCATCTCAATAGTGGCTACATTCAGGCTGGGATCGCCCGCTACACGCCCGATTGGGGATCAACCTACACGACGCTATCGGATAGTGAAATCATTGTGTTTGTTCAGGGTAATCAAATTACAGGGCAGCAAACAATTGAAAAAGCTGGCAGTGTGACAGTGCAGATTCCACTCAATGGGTACATCTTAGTGTTACGCTCCCTTCGCTCGGCGGCGGCTGCGCTTATGCCAGGAACTGCTTTACAACTTGAAAGTCTTACCCACCCAGCCGACTTTAATGCCTATCCTCAAACTATTGCGGCTGGACCGCTGCTGATTCAAAATCGTCAAACGGTGTTAGATGCTAAAGCTGAATCGTTTAGTAATGCTTTTGCCAATGAGGCTGCATCTCGCAGCGCGATCGCCCAACAAGCAGATGGCAGTCTCCTGCTTGTTACCACTCATACTCGGCTAGACGGAACCAGTCTGACACTTCCAGAATTTGCCCAACTACTCCAACAAATGGGGGCAGTAAATGCACTCAATCTTGATGGAGGCAGTTCAACCACTCTATTTTTGGGTGGGCAACTGCTAGATCGGTCACCTCGCACAGCCGCCCGAGTACACAGTGGCATTGGCGTTCTCCTCCCATCAACACCATGA